The Cetobacterium somerae ATCC BAA-474 DNA window ATGATGGAGATTTCTTTGTGAAGTATCATAATATAATGAGACATTTACCTATTGAATTAGAACCATTTAGTATTCCAGATAGGTTGATGATAATGTCGTCAATGATTATTGGAAGAGATACATCTGATTATTTCTTAAGACATAAATTCCCAATAACTGAATCAGCAGTAGAGATATCTAGTAAATATCCTAAATTTACTATAGACATAACTAAAATAAATTGGGATAATCAAGAGGAGTTTAGAGAAGAGGAAAAAAATAGAATTTATCAAATTTATAAAGAAAAAGTATAAAATAATATTAAACTTTTATTGAAAAAGAGCCTCTTTTTACAGAGGCTCTTTTTATTTGATTTTACTTATAATCCCCTTCCATAAATCTATAGAAAGCAGGGTTTACCCAAATCTCTTGAGTCGTAACTTTTAAGTTTGATCCTTTTTTCATAAAATCAATGAAAGCTTTTGAATTTTTAGGAAGAGTTAGAACATTAGCTTCAAAATCTCCATTTTTAACTAAATGAGATATTAACATTTGATATCCCTCAATTTTATCTGTTTGTATAAATGGTTGCCACCATGATTTATAAATTAACCCCTCTTGATCTTTAGAATCTTTTTTTGCGTAAAGGTCAATAAGTTTTGTAAATTTAATTTTATCGTTATTATTTGAGAATTGGAATTTTAAATCGTACTCTGTAGGAGTAACAACAATTTTTCCATCTTCTAAAATAATGTGAGTATAGTTTGGAGCTCCCCAATTTGGATTATGTAAGAAAGCAGAGGTCTTAGGTTCTAGTTGAACTTTGGCATCAACACCTTCACCCTTTAAAAGAGCTATTAATTGTATAGCGTGTGTAATATCATTATGCCCATAACTTACTGAAAGGTTTTTATCAAAATTAGCATAGTTATTGATATTTTTTAGATTATAGCCAGTCATAAGTCCATTAGCTAAAGCTACATTTAATTTTTCAAGTAAAAGATTATCTTTTGCAGGAACAACATTATTCCATTTTACTAAAACTTTTTCAAAAATATTTTTATCAGAAATATTTCCTAAAGAGTTTTCATTGTTATCTAAAAAATCAGAAACATATTCTGTAATACTTGAGTAATTTTTTTGGTTAAGCATTTCCACTGAAGTTATATTTAAATCAACTAAAACTGCTTTATGTGAAAGAGATTCAGAAGATTCAGTTTTAATATTTTTATAGCCTTTTAAACTTTTTTCAATTTTTTCTTTTGGATAAGTTTTTGCTAACTCTTGAAGTTTTAATTTTTCAATAGCTGAACTAGGTTCAGTAGCAGCAAAAGCTGTTAGATTTAAAAGTATAAGAGTAAGTAAGATTTTATTTTTCATTGTATTGTCCCTCCGAATTTTAATTACATTTGTGTAAGCATAGTCATTACAATTTTAGCAGAGTTATCAGCTGCAATTGTAACAAAGTCATTATAATTCATGTGAGCACTACCATCAGCTTTATCAGACATTGATCTAATAACTACAACAGGAACTTTATATAAATTTGCAACGTGAGCTACAGAAGCACCTTCCATTTCAACAGCCCATGCACCAAAAGTTGTTTCTAGTGATTGAACAGTAGCTTTATCAGCAATAAATTGGTCTCCTGTAGCAATTGTACCAATATAAATTTTATTTTTTCCTAAAACTTTTTCTGCAGAGTTCTTTGCAATTTTAATTAAAGTTTCGTCAGCTGAAAATTTTGTATCTACTGAACCAGGAACAGCACCTTTTTTAGTTCCAAAAACTGTGGTATCATAGTCGTGTTGAACTAAATAATCAGAGATAACTACATCTGTTATATTAAGATTGTTGTTAATCGCTCCAGCCACTCCAGTAAATATGATTTTATTTACATCATACTCTTCCATGGCAATAGTTGTTGACATAGCAGCATTTACTTTTCCAATTCCAGATTTAAAAACTACAACGTCTTTATTTTCTAATTTTCCTTTATAGAATGTAACAGAAGCTTTCTCCTCTTTTTTTACATCTTTCATTTGAGAAAGTAAAATTTTAATTTCAGAGTCCATTGCTCCAATTATAGCTATTCTTTCAGCTAAAGTTAAAGTAGATGTCAATAGTGTTAAAAGTAGTGTAAGTTTTTTCATTAAATTCTCCCCATTAAATAATTTTATAGAAAATAAAAAAAGAGCATATAAATCCTATGGGAATATATACTCTCATTATTAGCGATTATATTTATCCCTCATAGAGAACTATTTACGGTAGTTCGTAGAAACTCTTGGCCAATCCCAAGTATATATGAGTTTAATTGTGATTTTTATAACTTTTTCTTTCTAAGAAAATGATATCATAAGTTTTTTAACAATGCAATAAAATAATATTTTTAAATGTTGAAATTGGCGTATAAATACATTAGAATTAAGACACATTATATAAAACAGACATATTTATTAAGAGGGGGAGAGATTGGTGAAAGCTGAATTTATTGTAATTCAAGATAAATTAAAAAGTGCTAGAAATGTAAAAAAAATCACACAGAGGGAATTGGCTGAAATTTGCGATATTTCTGAAAAGACTATTCATAGAGCAGAAAATGAGGCAGAGAAGGTAGAGTTTGAAACACTTCTATTAATCGCTCAAAAATTAGAGATAAAGATTGAAGGGTATTTACATAAAAAAGCTTTTTCTTTAGATGAAACTTGGAGTTTAATGGAAGAGATATCTAAGGGGTATATATTAAAAGTTCATCCAGTTAATTTTGATATAGAAAAATTAGATATAGTTATAAGAATAGTTGAAATTCTTGAAAGAGATTTAAAAATAGAAACTAATTCAATAAAACTTAGAGCACAAAGATCTTTAATTTTAGAAAATGAAAAATTAAAAGAACTTGGTGGAAGAGGGTATTATAGTGTATTTATAGAGGATAATATGAGAGTATTAAATTTATATTTTCTAAACAGTAGTTCTAAAAAAATAAAAAAGGATGAAGAGAGAGAATACATTGAAGTTTTTAAAGAGTTAGAAATGAAGT harbors:
- a CDS encoding 5'-methylthioadenosine/adenosylhomocysteine nucleosidase; this encodes MKKLTLLLTLLTSTLTLAERIAIIGAMDSEIKILLSQMKDVKKEEKASVTFYKGKLENKDVVVFKSGIGKVNAAMSTTIAMEEYDVNKIIFTGVAGAINNNLNITDVVISDYLVQHDYDTTVFGTKKGAVPGSVDTKFSADETLIKIAKNSAEKVLGKNKIYIGTIATGDQFIADKATVQSLETTFGAWAVEMEGASVAHVANLYKVPVVVIRSMSDKADGSAHMNYNDFVTIAADNSAKIVMTMLTQM
- a CDS encoding helix-turn-helix domain-containing protein: MKAEFIVIQDKLKSARNVKKITQRELAEICDISEKTIHRAENEAEKVEFETLLLIAQKLEIKIEGYLHKKAFSLDETWSLMEEISKGYILKVHPVNFDIEKLDIVIRIVEILERDLKIETNSIKLRAQRSLILENEKLKELGGRGYYSVFIEDNMRVLNLYFLNSSSKKIKKDEEREYIEVFKELEMKF